One segment of Paramormyrops kingsleyae isolate MSU_618 chromosome 8, PKINGS_0.4, whole genome shotgun sequence DNA contains the following:
- the LOC111856938 gene encoding uncharacterized protein, whose product MSDTVVDTTTAAEVSPKELKEKKEVAEEVEEAEKENGSEETPANGAKTNGADHDEEVPEEEDEEEEGEGEEGEDAEEGPEGEAEEHPVKRPADEEEKVETKKQKTENGSSTEAEVKA is encoded by the exons ATGTCGGACACCGTAGTTGATACGACCACTGCTGCCGAGGTCTCACCTAAG gagctgaaggagaagAAAGAAGTTGCCGAGGAGGTGGAGGAAGCGGAGAAGGAGAACGGCAGCGAAGAAACACCTGCCAATGGAGCA AAGACAAATGGTGCTGACCATGATGAGGAAGTCCCtgaggaggaggatgaagaggaggaag gagagggagaggagggtgaggatgCGGAGGAAGGGCCAGAGGGAGAGGCAGAAGAACATCCTGTAAAGCGCCCAGCCGACGAGGAG GAAAAAGTTGAAACGAAAAAGCAGAAGACAGAAAATGGCAGCTCCACAGAAGCCGAAGTGAAAGCTTAA
- the slc45a1 gene encoding proton-associated sugar transporter A isoform X2 produces MMSSSGLVTPSDPLLASPGGGLDPASDGAWRGSVPKTSSFQSSTTRHLSHRANNFQRHPKRRKLIRPSPPPPPNTPCPLEHLDLNELPPRRTFLELLCNGCILFGIEFSYAMETAYVTPVLLQMGLPDQFYSLVWFISPILGFLVQPVLGAWSDRCTSRFGRRRPFILVLAIGALIGLTLVLNGQDIGSAWADTADNHKWGIVLTVCGVVLMDFSADSADNPSHAYMMDVCSPEDQDRGLNIHALLAGLGGGFGYIVGGINWDHTGFGRSLGGQLRVIYLFTSVTLVVATAMTLTSITERPLAQTQPSKNARNTLKSPNLPLPPSPPAAPGAGREEDEEEEGDRQGDRFQSYILGQPDPLVGLHLCASLTSPISPPSPLTPKYGSFISRDSSLTGINEFASSLGTSYIDSVLIDCYTGQQTPQVPDLGDAVRALPPSDTQPLHGPPRAMAPGILKRPQSLAIQADSSVAPSAATENGCRRTVTFSQQVANILLDGMRYDSDLSEATDTTDTQLSMKLLCVAIYRMPPSLRSLCTNHFLGWLSFEGMLLFYTDFMGEAVFGGDPKAPQGSEAYRLYNTGVTMGCWGMCIYAFSAAFYSAILEKLEERFSLRSLYFFAYLAFGLGTGLATLSTNLYVVLSLCVTYGVLFSSLCTLPYSLLCEYYQSPQFCGSSEDGTRRGMGVDISLLSCQYFLAQILVSVAIGPLTSLVGGAQGAMYFASVMAFVGCAYSSLCVVYQLPPSDSEAPQSEVQPLLVNI; encoded by the exons ATGATGTCATCCTCAGGGTTGGTCACCCCTAGTGACCCCCTCCTGGCCAGTCCAGGGGGGGGACTGGACCCAGCGTCCGATGGAGCCTGGAGGGGATCTGTGCCCAAGACCTCCAGCTTCCAGTCATCCACCACTCGCCACCTTAGCCACCGCGCCAACAACTTCCAGAGACACCCTAAGCGGCGGAAGCTCATCCGGCCATCACCGCCACCCCCCCCGAACACGCCATGCCCCCTCGAGCACTTGGACCTCAACGAGTTGCCTCCACGCCGTACCTTCCTGGAGCTTCTCTGCAACGGCTGCATCCTCTTTGGCATCGAGTTCAGCTATGCCATGGAGACGGCATACGTTACCCCAGTCCTCTTGCAGATGGGCCTCCCTGACCAGTTTTACAGCCTGGTCTGGTTCATCAGCCCCATATTAG GGTTTCTGGTCCAGCCTGTCCTTGGGGCCTGGAGTGACCGCTGCACATCTCGCTTTGGCCGTCGACGGCCATTCATTCTGGTTTTGGCAATAG GGGCCCTGATTGGTTTAACCTTGGTGCTGAATGGGCAGGACATTGGATCCGCATGGGCCGACACAGCAGACAATCACAAGTGGGGCATCGTGCTGACCGTGTGTGGGGTGGTCCTGATGGACTTCAGCGCTGACTCTGCTGACAATCCCAGCCACGCCTACATGATGGATGTGTGCAGTCCTGAGGATCAGGACCGTGGACTCAACATACATGCTCTCCTGGCAG GACTAGGTGGTGGTTTTGGCTACATTGTTGGCGGAATTAACTGGGACCATACGGGGTTCGGGAGGTCGCTGGGAGGTCAACTGAGGGTCATCTACCTTTTCACTAGTGTGACCCTTGTTGTCGCCACGGCGATGACCCTGACCAGTATCACAGAGCGACCCCTGGCACAGACGCAGCCCTCAAAGAATGCCAGGAATACCCTAAAAAGTCCCAACCTGCCCCTCCCTCCATCACCTCCCGCTGCCCCTGGGGCAGGCAGGGAGGAAGACGAAGAGGAGGAAGGGGACAGGCAAGGAGACAGATTCCAAAGCTACATCCTGGGCCAGCCGGACCCCTTGGTTGGGTTACACCTTTGTGCCAGTCTCACCAGTCCCATTTCCCCACCAAGCCCCCTCACTCCGAAGTACGGCAGCTTCATCAGCCGTGACAGTTCTCTGACGGGCATCAACGAGTTTGCATCCTCTCTAGGGACGTCCTACATCGACAGCGTCCTCATCGATTGCTACACGGGCCAGCAGACCCCACAGGTTCCGGACTTGGGTGATGCCGTGCGGGCGCTGCCCCCCAGTGATACCCAACCCCTGCATGGCCCACCTCGGGCCATGGCCCCGGGCATCTTGAAGCGACCCCAGAGCCTGGCAATCCAGGCAGACAGCTCTGTGGCCCCCAGCGCGGCCACAGAGAATGGATGCCGACGAACTGTCACCTTCAGCCAGCAG gTGGCAAACATACTCCTGGATGGGATGCGATATGACAGTGACCTGAGTGAGGCTACGGACACCACCGACACTCAACTCTCCATGAAGCTGCTCTGTGTCGCCATCTACAGGATGCCCCCATCGCTGCGCAGTCTCTGCACCAACCACTTTTTGG GCTGGCTTTCCTTCGAGGGAATGCTGCTGTTCTACACGGACTTCATGGGGGAGGCCGTGTTTGGGGGGGACCCCAAAGCCCCCCAAGGTTCTGAGGCCTACAGGCTGTACAACACTGGGGTCACCATGGGCTGCTGGGGGATGTGCATCTATGCATTCAGTGCTGCTTTCTATTCAg CCATTCTGGAGAAGCTGGAGGAGAGGTTCTCGCTGAGATCACTCTATTTCTTTGCCTACCTGGCGTTCGGGCTCGGCACAGGCTTGGCCACACTGTCTACCAACCTCTACGTGGTGCTGTCCCTGTGCGTCACCTACGGTGTCCTTTTCTCGTCCCTCTGCACGCTGCCCTACTCGCTCCTGTGTGAATATTATCAGAGCCCACAG ttcTGTGGCTCATCTGAGGATGGAACTAGGCGTGGAATGGGCGTGGACATCTCCCTCCTCAGCTGTCAGTACTTCTTGGCCCAGATCTTGGTTTCTGTGGCAATAGGGCCCCTGACGTCACTGGTGGGCGGGGCCCAGGGCGCGATGTACTTTGCAAGCGTGATGGCATTTGTGGGCTGCGCCTACTCCTCTCTCTGCGTCGTATACCAGCTACCCCCCTCTGACAGCGAGGCCCCTCAGAGCGAGGTGCAGCCTCTGCTCGTGAACATCTAA
- the slc45a1 gene encoding proton-associated sugar transporter A isoform X1, which produces MMSSSGLVTPSDPLLASPGGGLDPASDGAWRGSVPKTSSFQSSTTRHLSHRANNFQRHPKRRKLIRPSPPPPPNTPCPLEHLDLNELPPRRTFLELLCNGCILFGIEFSYAMETAYVTPVLLQMGLPDQFYSLVWFISPILGFLVQPVLGAWSDRCTSRFGRRRPFILVLAIVEHLCCSPSGALIGLTLVLNGQDIGSAWADTADNHKWGIVLTVCGVVLMDFSADSADNPSHAYMMDVCSPEDQDRGLNIHALLAGLGGGFGYIVGGINWDHTGFGRSLGGQLRVIYLFTSVTLVVATAMTLTSITERPLAQTQPSKNARNTLKSPNLPLPPSPPAAPGAGREEDEEEEGDRQGDRFQSYILGQPDPLVGLHLCASLTSPISPPSPLTPKYGSFISRDSSLTGINEFASSLGTSYIDSVLIDCYTGQQTPQVPDLGDAVRALPPSDTQPLHGPPRAMAPGILKRPQSLAIQADSSVAPSAATENGCRRTVTFSQQVANILLDGMRYDSDLSEATDTTDTQLSMKLLCVAIYRMPPSLRSLCTNHFLGWLSFEGMLLFYTDFMGEAVFGGDPKAPQGSEAYRLYNTGVTMGCWGMCIYAFSAAFYSAILEKLEERFSLRSLYFFAYLAFGLGTGLATLSTNLYVVLSLCVTYGVLFSSLCTLPYSLLCEYYQSPQFCGSSEDGTRRGMGVDISLLSCQYFLAQILVSVAIGPLTSLVGGAQGAMYFASVMAFVGCAYSSLCVVYQLPPSDSEAPQSEVQPLLVNI; this is translated from the exons ATGATGTCATCCTCAGGGTTGGTCACCCCTAGTGACCCCCTCCTGGCCAGTCCAGGGGGGGGACTGGACCCAGCGTCCGATGGAGCCTGGAGGGGATCTGTGCCCAAGACCTCCAGCTTCCAGTCATCCACCACTCGCCACCTTAGCCACCGCGCCAACAACTTCCAGAGACACCCTAAGCGGCGGAAGCTCATCCGGCCATCACCGCCACCCCCCCCGAACACGCCATGCCCCCTCGAGCACTTGGACCTCAACGAGTTGCCTCCACGCCGTACCTTCCTGGAGCTTCTCTGCAACGGCTGCATCCTCTTTGGCATCGAGTTCAGCTATGCCATGGAGACGGCATACGTTACCCCAGTCCTCTTGCAGATGGGCCTCCCTGACCAGTTTTACAGCCTGGTCTGGTTCATCAGCCCCATATTAG GGTTTCTGGTCCAGCCTGTCCTTGGGGCCTGGAGTGACCGCTGCACATCTCGCTTTGGCCGTCGACGGCCATTCATTCTGGTTTTGGCAATAG TTGAACATCTCTGTTGCTCACCTTCAGGGGCCCTGATTGGTTTAACCTTGGTGCTGAATGGGCAGGACATTGGATCCGCATGGGCCGACACAGCAGACAATCACAAGTGGGGCATCGTGCTGACCGTGTGTGGGGTGGTCCTGATGGACTTCAGCGCTGACTCTGCTGACAATCCCAGCCACGCCTACATGATGGATGTGTGCAGTCCTGAGGATCAGGACCGTGGACTCAACATACATGCTCTCCTGGCAG GACTAGGTGGTGGTTTTGGCTACATTGTTGGCGGAATTAACTGGGACCATACGGGGTTCGGGAGGTCGCTGGGAGGTCAACTGAGGGTCATCTACCTTTTCACTAGTGTGACCCTTGTTGTCGCCACGGCGATGACCCTGACCAGTATCACAGAGCGACCCCTGGCACAGACGCAGCCCTCAAAGAATGCCAGGAATACCCTAAAAAGTCCCAACCTGCCCCTCCCTCCATCACCTCCCGCTGCCCCTGGGGCAGGCAGGGAGGAAGACGAAGAGGAGGAAGGGGACAGGCAAGGAGACAGATTCCAAAGCTACATCCTGGGCCAGCCGGACCCCTTGGTTGGGTTACACCTTTGTGCCAGTCTCACCAGTCCCATTTCCCCACCAAGCCCCCTCACTCCGAAGTACGGCAGCTTCATCAGCCGTGACAGTTCTCTGACGGGCATCAACGAGTTTGCATCCTCTCTAGGGACGTCCTACATCGACAGCGTCCTCATCGATTGCTACACGGGCCAGCAGACCCCACAGGTTCCGGACTTGGGTGATGCCGTGCGGGCGCTGCCCCCCAGTGATACCCAACCCCTGCATGGCCCACCTCGGGCCATGGCCCCGGGCATCTTGAAGCGACCCCAGAGCCTGGCAATCCAGGCAGACAGCTCTGTGGCCCCCAGCGCGGCCACAGAGAATGGATGCCGACGAACTGTCACCTTCAGCCAGCAG gTGGCAAACATACTCCTGGATGGGATGCGATATGACAGTGACCTGAGTGAGGCTACGGACACCACCGACACTCAACTCTCCATGAAGCTGCTCTGTGTCGCCATCTACAGGATGCCCCCATCGCTGCGCAGTCTCTGCACCAACCACTTTTTGG GCTGGCTTTCCTTCGAGGGAATGCTGCTGTTCTACACGGACTTCATGGGGGAGGCCGTGTTTGGGGGGGACCCCAAAGCCCCCCAAGGTTCTGAGGCCTACAGGCTGTACAACACTGGGGTCACCATGGGCTGCTGGGGGATGTGCATCTATGCATTCAGTGCTGCTTTCTATTCAg CCATTCTGGAGAAGCTGGAGGAGAGGTTCTCGCTGAGATCACTCTATTTCTTTGCCTACCTGGCGTTCGGGCTCGGCACAGGCTTGGCCACACTGTCTACCAACCTCTACGTGGTGCTGTCCCTGTGCGTCACCTACGGTGTCCTTTTCTCGTCCCTCTGCACGCTGCCCTACTCGCTCCTGTGTGAATATTATCAGAGCCCACAG ttcTGTGGCTCATCTGAGGATGGAACTAGGCGTGGAATGGGCGTGGACATCTCCCTCCTCAGCTGTCAGTACTTCTTGGCCCAGATCTTGGTTTCTGTGGCAATAGGGCCCCTGACGTCACTGGTGGGCGGGGCCCAGGGCGCGATGTACTTTGCAAGCGTGATGGCATTTGTGGGCTGCGCCTACTCCTCTCTCTGCGTCGTATACCAGCTACCCCCCTCTGACAGCGAGGCCCCTCAGAGCGAGGTGCAGCCTCTGCTCGTGAACATCTAA